A section of the Campylobacter porcelli genome encodes:
- a CDS encoding Fur family transcriptional regulator, with amino-acid sequence MLASTFLQNHDIAVTPLRVELVEMLQQSNRPISYDEFLSKIKANKTTIYRNLDILLSKNLVIKNEIEHKSFYELSDHAKAYFVCETCHKMEEIEIPNLPGKSVKSAVIKGICEKCS; translated from the coding sequence ATGTTAGCTTCTACTTTTTTACAAAATCATGATATAGCCGTAACTCCGCTTAGAGTGGAGCTAGTAGAGATGTTGCAACAGTCAAATAGACCTATAAGCTATGACGAATTTCTATCTAAAATCAAAGCAAATAAAACGACAATTTATAGAAATTTAGATATTCTTTTAAGCAAAAATTTGGTTATCAAAAATGAGATAGAGCATAAGAGTTTTTATGAGCTATCAGACCATGCCAAGGCATATTTCGTATGTGAGACATGCCATAAAATGGAGGAGATAGAGATACCAAATTTGCCCGGTAAGAGCGTTAAAAGTGCCGTTATCAAAGGCATTTGCGAAAAATGCAGCTAA